A single window of Pectobacterium parmentieri DNA harbors:
- a CDS encoding TM2 domain-containing protein: MSTMVFCRGCGKEIHSSAKACPQCGATQAGGKGEKSRISAALFAAFLGGFGAHKFYLGKVGQGILYLLFCWTFIPSIIAFVEFIIYLCDSDEDFARKYG; encoded by the coding sequence ATGTCTACTATGGTGTTTTGCAGAGGATGCGGCAAGGAAATTCATAGCTCGGCCAAAGCATGCCCACAGTGTGGGGCTACGCAGGCAGGTGGTAAGGGTGAGAAAAGTAGAATATCTGCCGCATTGTTTGCCGCTTTCCTGGGCGGATTTGGCGCTCATAAATTCTACTTAGGAAAAGTCGGACAAGGGATTTTATATTTACTTTTTTGCTGGACGTTTATTCCAAGCATTATTGCGTTTGTGGAATTCATTATTTACCTGTGCGATTCAGATGAAGATTTCGCCAGAAAATATGGCTGA
- the urtD gene encoding urea ABC transporter ATP-binding protein UrtD — translation MTEPVSVPTVSSQTQFAQRHPSDRHRHQTDPVLQLDKINVSFDGFRALTDLSLQIGVGELRCIIGPNGAGKTTLMDVITGKTRPDNGKVFYDQFTDLTTLSSVDIARVGIGRKFQKPTVFEALTVFENLEIALKADKSVWASLRARLNGEQRDRIDDTLALLRLGHERQRPAGLLSHGQKQFLEIGMLLVQEPHLLLLDEPAAGMTDAETAYTAELFRSLAGKHSLMVVEHDMGFVESIADHVTVLHQGQVLAEGSLREVQANEQVIDVYLGR, via the coding sequence ATGACTGAACCTGTGTCTGTACCGACGGTTTCTTCACAGACCCAGTTTGCCCAGAGACACCCATCAGACCGCCATCGACACCAGACCGATCCGGTGCTGCAACTCGATAAGATTAACGTGAGTTTTGACGGTTTCCGGGCGCTTACCGATCTCTCGTTGCAGATTGGTGTGGGGGAGTTGCGCTGCATCATCGGGCCTAATGGCGCGGGGAAAACCACGCTGATGGATGTCATCACCGGTAAAACGCGCCCGGATAACGGTAAGGTGTTTTACGATCAGTTCACTGACCTAACGACGCTATCGTCAGTGGACATTGCTCGTGTGGGAATAGGGCGGAAATTCCAAAAACCAACGGTGTTTGAAGCACTGACGGTGTTTGAAAATCTCGAAATCGCACTGAAAGCCGATAAATCGGTGTGGGCAAGCCTGCGTGCCAGACTGAACGGCGAACAACGTGACCGGATTGACGACACGCTGGCGCTGTTGCGGCTCGGTCACGAACGGCAGCGCCCAGCAGGACTGTTGTCGCATGGGCAAAAGCAGTTTTTAGAAATTGGCATGCTGCTAGTTCAGGAACCGCATCTGCTGTTACTCGATGAACCCGCCGCTGGGATGACCGATGCAGAAACCGCCTATACCGCCGAGCTGTTCCGCAGTCTGGCAGGAAAACACTCGCTGATGGTGGTGGAGCACGATATGGGCTTTGTCGAGAGCATTGCTGACCACGTTACGGTATTACATCAGGGACAGGTACTGGCAGAAGGATCGCTGCGCGAGGTACAGGCTAACGAGCAGGTTATTGACGTTTATCTGGGGCGCTAA
- the urtE gene encoding urea ABC transporter ATP-binding subunit UrtE produces MLEISELNQYYGGSHILRGLSFEVKPGEITCLLGRNGVGKTTLLKCLMGLIPAQSGTIRWQGDAINTRKPYQRVQSGIAYVPQGREIFPRLTVEENLLMGLSRFPGKQARQVPDEIYQLFPVLDEMKQRRGGDLSGGQQQQLAIGRALACKPQLLILDEPTEGIQPSVIKEIGAVIRQLAQRGDMAILLVEQFYDFAADLADSYLVMSRGEIIQRGRGETMEQDGIRELVAI; encoded by the coding sequence ATGTTAGAAATTTCAGAATTGAATCAATATTACGGTGGTAGCCACATCCTGCGCGGCTTATCTTTTGAAGTAAAACCCGGCGAAATTACTTGCCTGTTAGGGCGCAACGGCGTGGGGAAAACCACGCTGTTGAAATGTCTGATGGGGCTGATTCCGGCGCAATCCGGCACGATCCGCTGGCAGGGCGACGCGATTAACACTCGTAAACCTTATCAGCGTGTGCAGTCAGGTATTGCCTACGTACCGCAGGGGCGGGAGATTTTCCCGCGCCTGACGGTAGAGGAGAATCTGTTGATGGGGCTATCGCGCTTTCCGGGCAAACAAGCGCGACAGGTGCCAGATGAGATCTACCAACTTTTTCCGGTACTGGATGAGATGAAACAGCGGCGCGGCGGTGATTTGTCCGGCGGGCAACAGCAACAACTGGCGATTGGACGTGCGCTGGCCTGCAAACCCCAACTGTTAATTCTGGATGAGCCGACAGAAGGGATACAGCCATCGGTAATTAAAGAGATTGGGGCGGTGATCCGTCAACTGGCGCAGCGCGGTGACATGGCGATTCTGCTGGTCGAGCAGTTTTACGACTTTGCCGCCGACCTGGCCGACAGTTATCTGGTGATGTCTCGCGGAGAGATTATACAACGCGGGCGGGGCGAAACGATGGAGCAGGACGGTATACGGGAGCTGGTCGCGATTTAA